One Kazachstania africana CBS 2517 chromosome 9, complete genome genomic region harbors:
- the GUT1 gene encoding glycerol kinase (similar to Saccharomyces cerevisiae GUT1 (YHL032C); ancestral locus Anc_4.9), protein MPVPIATNKDGHVPLIASIDVGTTSSRVILFNRQGQEVCKHQIEYSTSASKEKYTYTGKRRFSEQKELQNSSSESSLQNGHSLADDIITEEPENDTPKRERSRNQLKPIFSSVGMKIEETEYLKIEDLNIHAHGPTLRYPQPGWVECNPMSILTHVVQCFGSALNSLDSLNITRQIHGLPLYKVYCIGIANMRETTIVWSKKSGLPVCEYGIVWNDSRNASIINEEKRTTSKEMQDMLMEKTGLPLSTYFSCSKLRWFLDNVPTVKKAYDEGDLMFGTVDTWLIYHLTKGNTFVSDATNASRTGFMNLDTLDYDRELFEFWDIDMEKINLPKIVSSAEYFGDFVIPQFVEKMVPKPILHQLQEFSSQNIPIQGCLGDQSASLVGQMAYKKGAAKCTYGTGCFLLYNTGTSRLASKHGALTTIGFWFPYLKDNDHGVNKPNFALEGSVAVAGAVVQWLRDNLRLFSRAEEVGPLASRVPDSGGVVFVPAFSGLFAPYWDADARATIMGMSQYTTASHIARAAVEGVCFQARAILKAMSSDAYEGEINDDIDLLEESNSGNYERAAFSVLAVDGGMSRSNEVMQIQADILGPCIKVRRSPVAESTALGAAIAANMAYKNEEDRILWKDLHDVKKWVFFNGYDKGEEIPEDQHQNLRVFEAEIPDEERRRHWKLWETAIQRSKGWLRDVQGEHTPVFEESREGIDDES, encoded by the coding sequence ATGCCTGTCCCAATTGCTACTAACAAGGACGGCCATGTTCCATTAATCGCATCCATTGATGTGGGAACCACTTCTTCAAGAgtaattcttttcaatagGCAAGGTCAAGAAGTTTGCAAACATCAAATCGAATATTCTACATCCGcctcaaaagaaaaatataccTATACTGGTAAGAGAAGATTTTCTgaacaaaaagaattacaaaacaGTAGTAGTGAATCTTCTCTACAGAATGGACACTCATTAGCAGACGATATAATCACTGAAGAGCCTGAAAATGATACTCCTAAGAGAGAGAGATcaagaaatcaattaaaaccaattttttcttctgttggtatgaaaattgaagaaactgaatatttgaaaattgaagatttaaaCATCCATGCTCACGGTCCAACTCTAAGGTATCCACAACCTGGCTGGGTGGAATGTAATCCTATGTCAATCTTAACTCACGTCGTACAATGTTTCGGTTCAGCTTTAAACTCATTGGATTCGTTAAATATAACAAGACAAATTCATGGATTACCCCTCTATAAAGTTTATTGTATTGGTATTGCAAATATGAGAGAAACTACAATCGTGTGGTCCAAAAAATCGGGTTTACCCGTATGTGAATACGGTATTGTCTGGAATGATAGTAGAAATGCATCTATTATCAATGAGGAAAAGAGAACGACTTCAAAAGAAATGCAAGACATGTTAATGGAAAAAACTGGGTTACCATTATCtacatatttttcttgctcAAAATTGCGTTGGTTCCTAGATAATGTCCCTACTGTTAAAAAAGCCTACGATGAAGGTGATCTGATGTTCGGTACAGTTGATACATGGTTAATCTATCATTTGACTAAAGGTAATACTTTTGTGTCCGATGCAACAAATGCTTCAAGAACTGGGTTCATGAATTTGGACACTTTAGATTATGATAGGGAACTATTCGAATTTTGGGATATTGATATGgagaaaatcaatttaCCAAAGATTGTATCCTCTGCTGAATATTTTGGTGATTTTGTCATTCCACAATTTGTAGAAAAGATGGTGCCAAAACCTATATTACATCAATTACAAGAGTTTTCCtctcaaaatattccaattcaAGGTTGTTTAGGTGATCAAAGTGCTTCTTTAGTTGGGCAAATGGCTTACAAGAAAGGTGCCGCTAAATGTACCTATGGGACGGGTTGTTTCTTGCTATATAATACTGGTACAAGTAGGCTGGCGTCAAAGCATGGTGCATTGACAACAATTGGTTTCTGGTTCCCATATTTAAAGGATAATGACCATGGTGTTAATAAACCAAATTTTGCATTGGAAGGTTCCGTTGCAGTCGCAGGTGCTGTTGTTCAATGGTTAAGGGATAATTTGAGATTATTCTCCAGGGCCGAAGAAGTTGGTCCATTGGCAAGTAGGGTTCCTGATTCTGGTGGTGTCGTCTTTGTTCCAGCTTTCAGCGGTTTGTTTGCTCCTTACTGGGATGCAGACGCAAGAGCCACAATTATGGGCATGTCACAATATACTACTGCTTCGCATATTGCCAGAGCTGCCGTTGAAGGTGTTTGTTTCCAAGCACGTGCAATCTTAAAAGCAATGAGTTCAGATGCCTATGAAGGtgaaattaatgatgatattgatttgTTAGAAGAAAGTAACAGTGGTAACTACGAGAGAGCAGCATTTTCAGTGTTAGCTGTCGATGGTGGTATGTCACGTTCGAATGAGGTCATGCAAATACAAGCAGATATCTTAGGACCATGCATTAAAGTTAGAAGATCGCCAGTAGCGGAATCCACAGCTCTTGGTGCTGCTATTGCGGCTAATATGGCTTACAAGAACGAAGAAGATCGTATTTTATGGAAAGATTTACATGATGTTAAGAAATGggtctttttcaatggttaCGATAAAGGTGAAGAAATTCCTGAAGATCAACATCAAAACTTGAGAGTTTTTGAGGCTGAAATTccagatgaagaaagaaggAGACATTGGAAGTTATGGGAAACAGCCATTCAAAGATCAAAGGGTTGGTTAAGGGATGTCCAGGGCGAGCACACCCCGGTCTTTGAGGAAAGTAGAGAAGGTATAGATGACGAGAGTTAA
- the RPL8A gene encoding 60S ribosomal protein eL8 (similar to Saccharomyces cerevisiae RPL8A (YHL033C) and RPL8B (YLL045C); ancestral locus Anc_4.8): MAPGKKVAPAPFGAKSAKAAKPKNPLTNSTPKNFGIGQAIQPKRNLSRYVKWPEYVRLQRQKKILSIRLKVPPAVAQFQYTLDRNTAAETFKLFNKYRPESSAEKKERLTKEAAAVAEGKSKQEASPKPYAVKYGLNHVVALIENKKAKLVLIANDVDPIELVIFLPALCKKMGVPYAIVKGKARLGTLVNQKTSAVAALTEVRAEDEAGLGKLVSTINANFNDKYDEVKKHWGGGIMGHKAQTKIAKKAKASESA, encoded by the coding sequence ATGGCTCCAGGTAAGAAAGTTGCTCCAGCACCATTCGGTGCTAAATCCGCTAAGGCTGCTAAGCCAAAGAACCCATTAACCAACTCTACTCCAAAGAACTTTGGTATCGGTCAAGCTATTCAACCAAAGAGAAACTTATCTAGATATGTTAAATGGCCAGAATACGTCAGATTACaaagacaaaagaagatcttATCTATCAGATTAAAGGTCCCACCTGCTGTTGCTCAATTCCAATACACCTTAGACAGAAACACTGCTGCTGAAACTTTCAAGTTATTCAACAAGTACAGACCAGAATCTTCTGCcgaaaagaaggaaagaTTAACAAAAGAAGCCGCTGCTGTTGCCGAAGGTAAGAGCAAGCAAGAAGCTTCTCCAAAGCCATACGCTGTCAAGTACGGTTTAAACCACGTTGTTGCATTAATCGAAAACAAGAAGGCTAAATTGGTTTTAATTGCTAACGATGTTGACCCAATCGAATTAGTTATCTTCTTACCAGCTTTATGTAAGAAGATGGGTGTTCCATACGCCATTGTCAAGGGTAAGGCTAGATTAGGTACTTTAGTTAACCAAAAGACCTCTGCTGTCGCTGCTTTAACTGAAGTCAGAGCTGAAGACGAAGCTGGATTAGGTAAGTTGGTCTCTACCATCAACGCCAACTTCAATGACAAATACGATGAAGTCAAGAAGCACTGGGGTGGTGGTATCATGGGTCACAAGGCTCAAACCAAGATTGCTAAGAAGGCTAAGGCTTCTGAATCGGCATAA
- the SBP1 gene encoding Sbp1p (similar to Saccharomyces cerevisiae SBP1 (YHL034C) and RNP1 (YLL046C); ancestral locus Anc_4.7) gives MSTTEVENITSQVENMDIQEKTPIDPETTIFIGNVAHECTEDDLKKIFQGEFGDVEVDMPKKENREGHIPASKHAFVIFPQKIDFVAIKEKYDLTSINDREIHIKRAKTPSTLRALAERRYGGRGNFRGRQVGSRGNFRGSRGGFRGGRGGFRGGFQSSQRREKVPLDQMEKSKDTIYVNNVPFDSTKEQLAEFFGVSVESVVLPMRRLRNFRTGRSFPSDRHNRGIAFITFEEFTGDIVAKAEELNGKKLGERALVVDVAAVKPEHEEAEESEDETHAE, from the coding sequence ATGTCTACTACCgaagttgaaaatatcactAGCCAAGTTGAAAATATGgatattcaagaaaagaccCCAATTGATCCAGAAACCACTATTTTCATTGGAAACGTGGCTCATGAATGTactgaagatgatttgaaaaaaatcttcCAAGGGGAATTCGGTGACGTGGAAGTTGATATgccaaagaaagaaaacagAGAAGGTCATATTCCTGCCAGTAAGCATGCCTTTGTCATATTCCCACAAAAGATTGATTTCGTAGCCATCAAGGAAAAATACGATTTAACTAGTATTAACGATAGAGAAATTCATATCAAGAGAGCAAAGACTCCATCTACATTACGTGCTCTGGCAGAAAGAAGATACGGCGGTAGAGGTAATTTCCGTGGTAGACAAGTCGGTAGCAGGGGTAACTTCCGTGGTTCGAGAGGCGGTTTCCGCGGTGGTAGAGGTGGTTTCAGAGGTGGTTTCCAAAGCAGccaaagaagagaaaaagttCCATTGGATCAAATGGAAAAATCTAAGGACACCATCTACGTCAATAATGTCCCATTTGATTCTACCAAAGAACAATTGGCCGAATTCTTCGGTGTTTCTGTGGAGTCCGTCGTCTTACCAATGAGAAGATTAAGAAATTTCAGAACTGGTAGAAGTTTCCCATCTGATAGACACAACAGAGGTATCGCTTTTATCACATTTGAGGAATTCACTGGTGATATCGTGGCCAAGgctgaagaattgaatggtAAGAAATTAGGTGAAAGAGCTTTGGTCGTTGATGTTGCAGCTGTCAAGCCTGAACAtgaagaagctgaagaaTCCGAAGATGAAACTCATGCAGAATAA
- the CBP2 gene encoding Cbp2p (similar to Saccharomyces cerevisiae CBP2 (YHL038C); ancestral locus Anc_4.4) — protein MNPTYFNEWSALFFSSLRREASARKYIYKFNLPRIKKLVANRAERQLFKATEANEVPVLLDRSVFGLKISQIQQLLLKDISAPAKTVFKLVRTDHVASPVESWDVLNSLLQHPVVKTYTNDTRNTPIKSLGDIFAFTNIIAVPMAEETLEVVWPDPMFSYFCRGIGVTSEVHDKLVRDDITLINPATKTKLPVFTVKFVPTGYKAIGLFPKFVPEHRSIFKGLDLYGAMVTSKICKGKEKQAVENVIRRKLNAMDGSNDNIVNLLPIFEVGNSTRGENLTLREFINDSKKFNHLWRSSDSRNAICPGDILRATILNDEITSTQVGKEFMVHSVLFNIFSQVWRSKLKMKEYSSLNDDLLGSYQWKPWDSFIWNEFQKIENEPAAFTLEDVILLKNKFDRFLIDLHNYHCIVTSEMKLYRRNFFQDGEQPVARVIPTSLILQNILQHCKWIKVFYPGLKMAIDEQFHTLKDFPSTVVPQDDAVLKMGSRISAIVQEMAMYEQIIYKDDLGDNIYKKEKTDVIFDDWKVVILLKYSLPNDIITTIKFGTRVYVQFVNSLENVTRIAYSKCLSKRMIDEDTFIFLYKLNKEDKIPMGKMVETVMHNLKEGNNLLINN, from the coding sequence ATGAATCCGACttatttcaatgaatgGTCGGCCCTATTCTTCTCATCTTTGAGGAGGGAAGCTTCGGCTAGGAAGTACATCtataaatttaatttgCCTCGAATTAAGAAGTTAGTAGCCAATAGGGCTGAAAGACAGTTATTCAAGGCCACAGAGGCCAATGAAGTCCCAGTACTCTTGGATAGAAGTGTCTTTGGTTTAAAGATCTCTCAGATACAGCAATTACTTCTAAAGGACATTAGTGCACCAGCCAAGACAGTTTTCAAGCTGGTGAGGACAGATCATGTGGCGTCGCCTGTAGAAAGCTGGGATGTCTTAAACTCTTTATTACAACATCCAGTCGTTAAAACTTACACAAATGATACACGCAATACCCCCATCAAGTCCCTCGGAGATATTTTTGCCTTCACAAATATAATTGCTGTGCCGATGGCTGAAGAAACCTTGGAAGTTGTATGGCCCGATCCTATGTTTTCATACTTTTGTAGAGGTATAGGTGTCACTTCAGAGGTGCACGATAAGCTAGTTAGGGACGATATTACTCTTATTAATCCAGCAACTAAGACGAAACTGCCCGTGTTCACAGTGAAGTTTGTTCCTACTGGTTACAAGGCAATTGGTCTATTTCCAAAGTTTGTACCCGAACACAGGTCTATCTTCAAAGGACTAGATCTGTATGGAGCAATGGTAACTTCGAAGATTTGTAAAGGTAAGGAAAAGCAAGCAGTTGAAAATGTAATACGACGGAAATTGAATGCTATGGATGGTTCAAATGATAACATCGTCAATCTTCTcccaatttttgaagttggAAACAGTACCAGGGGAGAAAATCTAACATTGAGAGAATTTATTAATGATagcaaaaaattcaatcatTTGTGGCGTTCGAGCGATTCACGAAATGCAATTTGTCCTGGAGATATTTTGAGGGCTACCATTTTAAATGACGAAATCACTTCTACTCAGGTTGGAAAGGAATTCATGGTGCATAGTGtacttttcaatatattttcacAAGTGTGGCGGtctaaattgaaaatgaaagagtATTCTAGTTTGAATGATGACTTACTGGGTTCTTATCAGTGGAAACCCTGGGATTCCTTCATCTGgaatgaatttcaaaaaattgaaaatgagcCAGCTGCCTTCACTTTAGAAGACGTGatacttttgaagaataaatttgatagattTCTAATAGATTTACATAACTACCATTGTATTGTTACGTCCGAGATGAAACTTTATAGGCGCAACTTTTTCCAGGATGGGGAGCAACCAGTAGCAAGAGTCATTCCAACTTCGCTTATTTTACAAAACATTTTACAGCATTGTAAGTGGATAAAAGTCTTTTACCCTGGCTTGAAAATGGCCATTGATGAGCAGTTCCAtacattgaaagatttcCCATCAACCGTGGTTCCGCAAGATGATGCCGTACTAAAAATGGGATCTAGGATAAGTGCCATTGTTCAAGAGATGGCAATGTATGAAcaaattatttacaagGACGATCTTGGtgataatatttacaagaaggaaaagacGGACGTCATTTTTGATGATTGGAAAGTGGTCATTCTGTTAAAATACTCATTACCAAATGACATAATTACAACTATTAAATTTGGAACAAGGGTATATGTGCAATTTGTCAATAGTCTCGAAAACGTTACTAGAATTGCTTACTCAAAATGTCTCTCTAAGCGCAtgattgatgaagatactTTTATATTCCTgtataaattgaataaagaaGACAAGATTCCGATGGGCAAAATGGTTGAAACTGTTATGCATAACCTCAAAGAGGGTAACAACCTGTTGATAAACAATTAA
- the EFM1 gene encoding protein-lysine N-methyltransferase (similar to Saccharomyces cerevisiae YHL039W; ancestral locus Anc_4.1): MSSQTDLLTSFLNWSKDNGAKINESIEFKTSKDSGISATIIKEIPSDAISKPLISVPSKLLITNELALKEFNVSSKNLSSLFNPNALIQLYLCKLKFNATTAKSDFFKPYLDILPPNVPHPYFWNKSQLQLLQGTDTLIKIKQNLQNLITEWYELLNVLEITPIEKEGTAFDVNDIDSIFSYISENVKTTSPKWNSFIAYLWSFGIFTSRAFPEILINPDNCSNVNQAFLYPIVDLLNHKNGTSVKWTFEDDQAHFFTNEKNLKKHTELFNNYGDKSNEELLLGYGFVQSNNAHDDTKLTLKLDPQLIESMPSFGIVLNKENTVGTECLQFTLSSRNPLPRNLLKLFGFLSKLKSETSLNYRNILEGSDELSSILDAKIQFFKRASKIDASTLEPSSNNTVVIKILKDFFAGQRRIYISSLEELQKFQKTTLKNINENMAFSFKTAFKNDKTFTNSLLLSLGITKYEDLIAKNCLNQALLLWIVRVVNMNSLKRPLDYQIPSFINEMFHEVNSSIIVNKEDVLEYMDFYKGLFPNLSEKIPEVFAQGNWGIKQFIIADTVVDRLVWVRKSNNEPIFIDKKRFDL; encoded by the coding sequence ATGTCATCTCAAACAGACCTACTCACCAGTTTTCTCAACTGGTCTAAAGATAACGGAGctaaaattaatgaatctATAGAGTTCAAAACGTCGAAAGATTCAGGAATCTCTGCTACTATCATCAAAGAAATTCCATCAGATGCCATCTCTAAACCTTTAATATCCGTTCCATCAAAATTGTTAATCACCAACGAATTGGCTCTGAAAGAATTTAACGTCTCATCGAAGAATCTCTCATCGTTATTTAATCCGAATGCCCTCATTCAATTGTATCTATGCAAGTTAAAATTCAATGCCACAACTGCCAAAAGCGATTTTTTCAAACCATATCTTGACATTCTACCCCCAAATGTACCCCATCCATACTTTTGGAATAAGTCACAATTACAATTATTACAAGGTACCGATACCCTCATTAAGATCAaacaaaatcttcaaaatttaatcaCAGAATGGTACGAATTGTTAAATGTACTTGAAATCACACCAATTGAGAAAGAAGGAACTGCATTTGATGTAAATGATATAGATTCAATCTTCTCGTACATTAGTGAAAACGTCAAAACAACTTCTCCAAAATGGAACAGTTTTATAGCATACTTATGGtcttttggaattttcaCTTCCAGAGCTTTTCCGGAAATTCTGATAAACCCAGATAATTGTTCTAATGTCAATCAAGCATTTCTATACCCAATTGTAGATTTATTAAACCATAAAAATGGTACAAGCGTAAAATGGACTTTTGAAGACGATCAAGCTCATTTTTTCactaatgaaaagaatttgaagaagcatACAGAATTGTTTAATAACTATGGTGAcaaatcaaatgaagaGCTTCTCTTGGGATATGGTTTTGTTCAGAGTAACAATGCTCATGATGATACCAAATTGACTTTAAAACTTGACCCACAATTAATTGAGAGTATGCCTTCTTTTGGAATTGTCttaaataaagaaaacaCAGTGGGAACCGAATGTCTTCAATTTACACTATCCTCAAGGAATCCACTACCAAggaatcttttgaaattattcGGTTTTTTaagtaaattgaaatcagaaACCTCTTTGAATTATAGAAACATTCTTGAGGGTAGTGATGAATTATCCTCTATTCTAGATgccaaaattcaatttttcaaaagagcCTCCAAGATTGATGCCTCTACGTTAGAACCATCATCCAACAATACCGTTGTTATAAAGATACTCAAGGATTTTTTCGCTGGTCAGAGAAGAATATACATATCTAGTTTAGAAGAGCTTCAGAAATTTCAGAAAACTACtctcaaaaatattaatgaGAACATggctttttctttcaagaccgcattcaaaaatgataaaaccTTTACAAACAGTTTATTACTGTCCTTAGGTATCACTAAATATGAGGATTTGATAGctaaaaattgtttaaaCCAGGCATTGCTTTTATGGATCGTACGAGTTGTAAACatgaattctttgaaacGTCCATTGGACTATCAAATTCCTTCTTTCATAAACGAAATGTTTCATGAAgtcaattcatcaattattGTAAACAAGGAGGACGTATTGGAGTATATGGATTTTTACAAAGGTCTCTTCCCAAATTTAAGTGAGAAAATCCCAGAAGTATTTGCTCAAGGTAATTGGGGTATCAAACAATTTATCATTGCGGATACTGTTGTAGACAGATTAGTCTGGGTCAGGAAATCCAACAATGAACCCATTTTTATCGATAAAAAGCGTTTTGATTTATAA
- the ARN1 gene encoding siderophore transporter, with protein sequence MVSRSSSEIIVEKNTAAIVSSKKSSDEEPMDYNEVDEELQNVLQTNKSIVIKKAEIISASYAKWYEKLIFLFCAFLCGYGYGLDSNIRYIYTGYATSSYSEHSLLSTVTVINAVVSAASQIVYARLSDAFGRFRLFVVAIVLYSMGTIIQCQAYDVQRYAAGSIFYNAGYVGVILVLLLILSDMSTLRWRLFYQFVPTWPYIINTWISGNITSAANPIENWSWDVGMWAFIFPLSCLPILACMIHMQWRARKTQEWKDLKTQKTYYQQHGLMKSLVSLFWKIDIIGVLLMAASLGCILVPLTLAGGTSSKWRDSRIIGVFVLGFVLIPIFFIWEKKFATDPIVPYKLVKDRGVWASLGISFLIDFIYYMAADYLYTVLIVAVNESVSAATRISSLYSFVSTVASPFVSLALTRFTRLKPFIIFGCCLWFLAMGLLYHFRGGASSHSGIIGGLCVWGLGSTFFTYPVTVSVQAAVSHEQMATVSALNYTFYRIGSAVGAAVSGAIWTQKLYKKLLSLMGDATLATAAYGSPYTFIVTYTWGTPEREAMVEAYRYIQRLETVVALVFCVPLVAFSLCLRDSRLTDNVAHDDMSSGEFIDTKSDDPLAEFFVGLWRRVTGKKENKTQSDEKSSVY encoded by the coding sequence ATGGTCTCTAGGTCAAGCTCCGAGATTATTGTCGAGAAAAATACGGCTGCTATCGTAAGCTCGAAGAAGTCCAGTGATGAAGAACCTATGGATTACAACGAGGTCGATGAAGAACTTCAAAATGTTTTGCAAACAAACAAAAGTATCGTCATCAAAAAGGCTGAAATTATATCCGCCAGTTACGCTAAATGGTACGagaaattaattttcttattctGTGCCTTCCTTTGTGGTTATGGTTATGGTTTAGACAGTAACATCCGTTATATTTATACGGGTTATGCCACTTCTTCATACAGTGAACATTCTTTACTTTCTACTGTTACTGTCATTAATGCTGTGGTTAGCGCCGCTTCCCAAATTGTTTACGCTAGGTTATCGGATGCTTTCGGTAGATTCCGTTTATTCGTCGTTGCTATCGTCTTATATTCCATGGGTACTATTATCCAATGTCAAGCTTATGACGTCCAAAGATATGCTGCAGGTTCCATTTTTTACAATGCCGGTTACGTCGGTGTCATCCTTGTTTTACTCCTAATTCTTTCAGATATGTCTACTCTAAGATGGAGACTTTTCTACCAGTTTGTACCAACATGGCCATACATCATCAATACCTGGATTTCCGGTAATATCACTTCTGCTGCAAACCCAATAGAAAATTGGTCTTGGGATGTCGGTATGTGGGCATTCATTTTCCCACTATCATGTCTTCCAATCCTTGCCTGTATGATTCACATGCAATGGAGAGCCAGAAAGACTCAAGAATGGAAGGACCTCAAAACTCAAAAGACCTATTATCAACAGCACGGTTTAATGAAATCTTTAGTATCTCTTTTCTGGAAGATTGATATTATTGGTGTCCTCTTAATGGCCGCTTCTTTAGGTTGTATCTTGGTTCCTTTAACATTAGCAGGTGGTACTTCAAGCAAATGGAGAGATTCTCGTATTATCGGTGTCTTCGTGTTAGGTTTTGTTTTAATTCCAATCTTCTTTATTTGGGAAAAGAAGTTCGCAACTGATCCAATCGTTCCATACAAATTGGTCAAGGACCGTGGTGTCTGGGCATCTTTGGGTATCTCCTTCttaattgatttcatctaCTATATGGCCGCTGATTACTTGTACACCGTTTTGATAGTCGCTGTTAATGAATCTGTGAGTGCCGCTACAAGAATTTCCAGTTTATATTCATTTGTTTCCACGGTTGCCTCGCCATTTGTTTCCTTAGCCCTAACAAGATTCACAAGATTAAAGccattcattatttttggtTGTTGTCTATGGTTTCTCGCCATGGGTCTACTTTACCACTTCAGAGGTGGCGCATCCTCCCACTCTGGTATAATTGGTGGTTTGTGTGTCTGGGGTTTAGGTAGCACTTTCTTCACATACCCAGTTACTGTCTCCGTTCAAGCTGCTGTTTCCCATGAACAGATGGCTACTGTCTCTGCTTTGAATTATACTTTCTACAGAATCGGTTCTGCTGTCGGTGCCGCTGTTTCCGGTGCTATTTGGACACAAAAATTATACAAGAAACTTTTAAGTTTAATGGGTGACGCTACATTAGCCACAGCTGCTTATGGATCTCCTTATACTTTTATTGTTACTTACACCTGGGGAACTCCAGAAAGAGAAGCCATGGTGGAAGCATACAGATACATCCAAAGATTAGAAACTGTTGTCGCTTTAGTTTTCTGTGTTCCGTTAGTCGCTTTCTCATTATGTCTAAGAGACTCCAGATTAACAGATAATGTTGCACACGATGACATGTCTTCAGGCGAATTTATCGATACCAAGTCAGACGATCCATTGGCAGAATTCTTTGTCGGTTTATGGAGACGTGTTACGGGTAAGAAGGAGAATAAGACCCAAtctgatgaaaaatcaagTGTATATTAG